AACGCCCAGCACATACAAATCAAACCCAAAACCATCTgggtcgccaagtgcttgctccaTGAGGATATCCGAGCAGACCATCACGCCGCTTAACAATACCAAGCACTTACTGGTGTCAGCCTACATGGACCAaagagtgaaggattttgataTACGCATCATTGGCATATTTAGGAGAGACTCCATCCAACCCCTTCACTGCTTTTTCTGCTGTGCTGGTCATTTAAGTAAAACCACTCCAGCAACAATTTTACAGCATCCAGATAACTATGGTTTTCCCTTTGTCACTACGGATGTCATGTGTCAGATTCCTCAGAACTGCAGTGCGACACATGTCACTCTCTTGACTACACCAGACAAACAGAGTCCATCAAATCATCCATGGCTCCCAATAAGAAACAAAGACACAGTtggacagaaagaagaaaacatgcaGTTTGACTTTACAATCTGCATCTCTAACCTCTTTGGCGACTACAACAATGTGCTTCAGTTTGCACAGACTCTGGAGATGTACAAGTGAGTACGGCAACACCACCACAAGCTACAAAGTCAAAAATGTGCAACAGCAGCTGATCCTGACACAGTATGAAACCTAACAAGCTCTGCAAAGGCTCCACTTCAATGCAGTGTGTCTGGATTGTATCACATTGCACAGTTGTGTCTGTTACTCCTGTTGCTGccagacttttaaaaaaaaaaagtagttggACAGTGTCTTACCCTCAGAAAAGTCTATCACTTGGTGCTAAATATTTACAGTAGCACAGTATAAAACTCTGCAGGAGTTGTACGCCTTTTCAGACACTGTAGGAAAATGGATTTTTAGCCCTGTAAACTGTGGATTTCCAGCTGTTCAGAACCAGTTGGGAATAGACCGTGTCCCTCCTACTTGAGAAACACCACAGACTACTCTTAATGATTATAATATTATTCTTTGTCTGTGTATTTTATCAGTCACATAGCTGCAAGCTATTGTAACAGGTACAGGCTAACACAGTATAAATATAATACTAAGGATAGAAAAATGACCAACTGTTTGCTATATAAACtaccacaattttttttttttgtaatctgTTTTGATTGCTGACAACGATGAACTAATTTGTCTTATTTTGTCCCAGGTTGCTGGGTGTGAACAGAGTGGTGATCTATAACACCAGCTGTGGTGCAGGGCTTGATCGCCTGTTGCAGAGTTACAGCGACGAGGGCTTTGTGGAAATGGTTCCTTGGCCCATTGACAAGCATCTGAATCCATCTCGTGGCTGGCTTCACTCAGAGCACGGAGGGGATTTGCATTACTTTGGCCAACTGACCACACTTAATGAGTGCATTTACAGATCAATGGAGCGTTCTCGCTACGTCCTGTTGAATGACATTGATGAGATTATAATGCCATACCAGCACGAGGACCTGATGTCTTTGATGAACATGCTCCGAAATCAGCATCCAAATGTAGGCTGTTCTTGTAATGAATTTGAAAATGCAGTTCATCAAAAATTAGGTATCCCGTACAATAAGTAGTTgtatttgacttgtttttatctgATTTGAAGGCAGGGGTGTTCCTTATTGAGAATCATATTTTCCCAAAGAAACATTTTGAGCCAAGCGGACGGTTTCACCTGCCTCAGTGGAACGGGGTGCCAGGAATTAATATTCTGGAGCACATCTACAGGGAGGACCCCGCCAGAAACATATACCATCCATACAAGATGATAGTTCGGCCAAGGTAAGCTGAATTTGTCAGACAGAAGATTTACTCTATTTAGGACACATTTCTTCGGTTTACTCAataatacaagttaaaaaaaaataactacaacaaaataaaacagtaccTTAGTTATTGAACTTCTAGGAAACCATGATAAGCACACAAGAAACATCAAAACTGGTTGGAACGACAGTTTGCTTCAAGTACAATAAACCTTAAGTCCCAGgtacaaaacacatttaacaaaagtttgttttattttgttgccaTCTAATTTGATTAACACTTAAACTTTCAGATTTGAAATGTGTCATATTGCTCATACAGaactaacaaaacacacaaaatgtaaacatgaaCCCAGCAAACAGAAACCTTGAGGGAACGTTCCCTATGGGTTTCCTAAAGGTCACAGTTTAGAGAACGTCTGAATAACTTGAGGGTTATTTTTGTCAATCTTTCAGAGATCATTCCTTAACGATCTGTTAAATTCAAGTTATTTTGTGAAACTTTCCAAGTGGAATGTTCTCTGAAAGTTATTGCCAAAAAACCCAGAAGAACCTTCAAGGAACATTCACTTGAAGGTTCGCTGATTTGTGAAACCTTTAGCGAGCGTTCAGGGCTCTTCTAAAGAACAGGATCTTCAGTAATCAATGCATTTTAAAACCTTAACTCTAAACATTTAACTCTCTTGTGTTTTGTGTCACAGAATGGTGGAGATGACTTCAGTCCATGAAGTGATCAAGAATTTTGGAGAACGCTACAAGGTTCCACTAGATGTTTGTCGGATCGTTCATGTCCGCGTGGCTCTACTGGGATCATTAACCCTGGAGCAGCTTAATGTGGATAAACGACTGTGGGACTTTCAGGAAAAACTCATTCCCAATGTGGACAAAGTGTTGAAGAGGGTGGGAATGCTGAACTTGACGCAGAACTGATGGATAAGATTTACAGGCACTACGATGGACACTTGTTAAACGCACTGAATCAGATCGTGAATGTGCA
Above is a window of Oreochromis niloticus isolate F11D_XX linkage group LG19, O_niloticus_UMD_NMBU, whole genome shotgun sequence DNA encoding:
- the LOC102080805 gene encoding uncharacterized protein LOC102080805 isoform X1, with product MFTCPLGTGFISTGWMELLKHLKKKLVLLFITALFLFLVFTVKTPSTYKSNPKPSGSPSACSMRISEQTITPLNNTKHLLVSAYMDQRVKDFDIRIIGIFRRDSIQPLHCFFCCAGHLSKTTPATILQHPDNYGFPFVTTDVMCQIPQNCSATHVTLLTTPDKQSPSNHPWLPIRNKDTVGQKEENMQFDFTICISNLFGDYNNVLQFAQTLEMYKLLGVNRVVIYNTSCGAGLDRLLQSYSDEGFVEMVPWPIDKHLNPSRGWLHSEHGGDLHYFGQLTTLNECIYRSMERSRYVLLNDIDEIIMPYQHEDLMSLMNMLRNQHPNAGVFLIENHIFPKKHFEPSGRFHLPQWNGVPGINILEHIYREDPARNIYHPYKMIVRPRMVEMTSVHEVIKNFGERYKVPLDVCRIVHVRVALLGSLTLEQLNVDKRLWDFQEKLIPNVDKVLKRVGMLNLTQN